A genomic region of Oncorhynchus mykiss isolate Arlee chromosome 16, USDA_OmykA_1.1, whole genome shotgun sequence contains the following coding sequences:
- the e2f1 gene encoding transcription factor E2F1 translates to MSETLLSGQTSEDLLVDFESLLNAGSIGLSEDHQIVIISTPSNVGFNSAVPSNTGEILLFATPQGPADVVQDQRRPTLGRPPVKRKLDLDSDHQYVSTSRPPSLGRAPTSTPAPPRVPKLSTEKSRYDTSLNLTTKRFLDLLAQSPDGVVDLNWASQVLEVQKRRIYDITNVLEGIQLISKKSKNNIQWLGNRIDEASVSRYQDLQKEVSDFTQAEEKLDELITKCNLQLRLLTEDTQNKKLGYVMCQDLRKSFDSPDQLVMVIRAPPETQMQVSEPSEGYQVSLKSTQGPIDVFLCPEDSSGVCSPVTGISPTKATDQTMPQDAEQPQCSTTQEITSTAASQQNSSPLPLCREAEAFLEGDPFPNLGVLPDFDLSPLPSSDFLGAECFGNPLDGFINLSPPQSQDYHFGLEEHEGISELFDCDFGDLTPLEF, encoded by the exons ATGTCAGAAACGCTCCTATCAGGTCAGACGTCGGAGGATCTATTGGTAGACTTTGAGTCTCTTCTGAATGCTGGGAGTATTGGCCTCTCAGAGGACCACCAAATAGTCATAATCTCCACTCCCAGCAATGTGGGCTTCAACTCTGCAGTCCCCAGCAACACTGGAGAGATCCTTCTGTTCGCCACCCCCCAAGGCCCTGCAGATGTGGTCCAGGACCAGCGACGGCCAACTCTGGGACGACCACCG GTGAAGAGGAAGCTGGACTTGGACAGTGATCACCAATATGTGAGCACCTCTCGCCCCCCTTCTCTTGGGAGAGCCCCAACATCCACACCAGCACCTCCTAGAG ttccaAAGCTTTCCACAGAGAAGTCTCGCTATGACACGTCTCTGAACCTGACCACCAAGCGCTTCTTGGACCTGCTAGCCCAGTCTCCTGACGGGGTGGTGGACCTCAACTGGGCCTCGCAGGTCCTGGAAGTGCAGAAGAGGCGCATCTATGACATCACCAATGTCCTGGAGGGTATCCAGCTCATCTCCAAGAAATCAAAGAACAACATACAATGGCT GGGGAACCGTATTGATGAAGCGTCTGTTTCCCGTTACCAGGACCTACAGAAAGAGGTCTCTGACTTCACACAGGCGGAGGAGAAACTGGACGAGCTCATTACCAAGTGTAACCTTCAGCTGAGACTCCTCACTGAGGATACCCAGAACAAGAA GCTGGGTTATGTGATGTGCCAGGATCTGCGGAAGTCTTTTGACTCTCCTGACCAGCTGGTGATGGTAATCAGAGCCCCTCCAGAGACCCAGATGCAAGTCTCAGAGCCCAGTGAG GGCTATCAGGTCTCCCTGAAGAGCACTCAGGGTCCCATCGACGTCTTCCTGTGTCCAGAGGACAGTTCTGGTGTCTGCAGCCCAGTGACAGGCATCAGCCCAACTAAAGCCACAGACCAGACAATGCCCCAGGATGCAGAACAACCACAGTGCAGCACCACACAGGAAATTACATCAACAGCTGCGTCCCAACAGAACTCCTCCCCTCTGCCATTATGTCGTGAAGCGG AAGCATTCCTGGAAGGCGACCCGTTCCCCAACCTGGGAGTGCTGCCGGACTTTGACCTTTCACCCCTGCCATCCTCTGACTTCCTCGGTGCGGAGTGCTTTGGGAACCCACTGGATGGCTTCATCAACCTGTCACCTCCACAGAGCCAAGACTACCACTTTGGTCTAGAGGAGCACGAGGGCATCAGCGAACTGTTTGACTGTGACTTTGGGGACCTGACCCCACTGGAGTTCTGA
- the znf341 gene encoding zinc finger protein 341 isoform X1, producing the protein MAQAIFEVLEGMDNQTVLAVQSLLDGQGGVPDPNSQNVSGSSTIQSMDDEDVFLCGKCKKQFNSLHAFMTHKREHCQSNAPSLSTVSLASSNAYTPVPSISSVPQTPANRQVSTYITVPPSPLTHTLVQGNVLVSDDVLMSAISAFTSIDQPMAALQPPIQSNLSMHTGASYLQHHQQSSHSLPPGQSQPLSSQVLSSISNSVVQVYSTMPQMSGSGSAEIHTLGLQPFQSVQVPSQCVESQSFNTPPVYSPGKQGTKTKTCSINANLTELEEFDKVIIPKQPRNVKKGQDGAAAEQMKGKSQKLKCNFCDKVFSKNFDLQQHIRSHTGEKPFQCIVCGRAFAQKSNVKKHMQTHKVWPSGVANSVSRLPITVKVVPLCAEEGIEQQEEQEEQQQEEEEQPEAPGEPEERDCDSQTDVDSLGDGDCKQKGQQAQTKQIILIDSSYQCQFCAGKFSTYFQLKSHMTQHKGEQSTVPTCFKMSTIVAVPKKVKVYKCVVKTCSQTFQKLDLFLEHIRTHQEQLTYRCHLCGKVFPSLFELGVHQYSHCFCPQQNPRKETTFYRCMKCQSRYATQEALEQHLLTASHNFPCPHCQKVFPCERYFRRHLPTHGIGGRFKCQICKKFFKTEHYLKLHTRIHSGEKPYKCSVCEAMFNRKDKVKRHMLIHEPFKKYKCPFRTHVGCTKEFNRPDKLKAHILSHSGIKPYKCGYCQKAFSRRAHMLEHQRSHTDNYRFRCATCNKGFTRQKYYRDHKCPVAAVKDGAEKRVKRQGHRTEGNQESEHSREEVDEREEEERIEDPQAVESSVPVEDQSEGGEAEQEEHFGDC; encoded by the exons ATGGCGCAGGCTATATTTGAAGTCCTGGAAG GGATGGACAACCAGACAGTCCTGGCTGTCCAGTCTCTGTTGGATGGCCAGGGAGGTGTGCCTGACCCAAACAGCCAGAACGTCTCAGGCTCATCTACCATTCAGTCAATGG ACGACGAAGACGTCTTTCTTTGTGGGAAGTGCAAGAAACAGTTCAATTCATTGCATGCCTTCATGACCCACAAGAGAGAGCATTGCCAGTCCAATGCCCCTTCCCTGTCTACAGTATCACTGGCATCTAGTAATGCCTACACCCCTGTGCCCTCCATTAGCTCTGTGCCACAGACCCCCGCCAACAGACAG GTATCCACATACATTACAGTGCCTCCATCTCCTCTTACTCACACACTTGTCCAAGGCAATGTTTTAGTGAGTGATGATGTTCTGATGTCTGCCATCTCCGCCTTCACGTCCATTGACCAACCCATGGCAGCTTTGCAGCCCCCTATTCAG AGTAACCTGAGTATGCACACAGGTGCATCCTACCTCCAGCACCATCAGCagtcctcccactctctcccacctggacagtCTCAGCCTCTGTCCTCCCAGGTGCTGTCCAGTATCAGCAACTCAGTGGTCCAGGTCTACAGCACTATGCCTCAAATGTCTGGGAGTGGTAGTGCAGAGATTCACACCCTGGGCTTGCAGCCGTTCCAATCTGTACAG GTCCCCAGTCAGTGTGTGGAGAGCCAGTCATTCAACACTCCTCCAGTATACAGTCCTGGGAAGCAAGGCACCAAGACCAAAACCTGCAGCATCAATGCAAACCTAACTGAGCTTGAAGAGTTTGACAAGGTGATCATTCCTAAACAACCAAGAAATGTCAAGAAAGGCCAGGATGGAGCAGCAG CTGAACAAATGAAAGGAAAGTCCCAGAAGCTTAAATGCAATTTCTGTGACAAAGTCTTCTCCAAAAACTTTGATCTCCAGCAACATATCAGAAG tcatacaggggagaagcctttccagTGCATTGTATGCGGCCGGGCCTTTGCCCAGAAGTCTAATGTGAAGaagcacatgcagacacacaaagtGTGGCCTTCGGGAGTGGCCAATTCAGTGTCCAGGCTACCCATCACAGTCAAGGTGGTACCACTGTGTGCAGAGGAGGGCATAGAGCAACAGGAAGAACAGGAGGAACAacaacaggaagaggaggagcagccAG AAGCCCCAGGTGAGCCcgaggagagagactgtgacTCCCAGACTGATGTGGACAGCTTGGGAGATGGTGACTGCAAGCAGAAAGGCCAGCAGGCCCAGACCAAGCAGATTATCCTGATCGACAGCTCCTACCAGTGCCAGTTCTGTGCCGGCAAGTTCAGCACCTACTTCCAGCTCAAATCTCACATGACCCAGCACAAGGGGGAGCAG TCtactgtccccacttgcttcaagatgtccaccattgttgctgtacccaagaaagtgaag GTATATAAGTGTGTGGTGAAGACCTGTTCCCAGACATTCCAGAAGCTGGATCTGTTCCTGGAGCACATCCGGACACACCAGGAACAGCTCACCTACCGCTGCCACCTGTGTGGCAAGGTGTTCCCCTCGCTGTTTGAGCTGGGGGTGCACCAGTACTCCCATTGCTTCTGTCCCCAGCAGAACCCACGCAAGGAGACTACTTTCTATAG GTGCATGAAATGCCAAAGCCGGTACGCCACACAAGAGGCCTTGGAGCAGCATTTATTAACTGCCTCCCATAACTTCCCCTGCCCACATTGCCAAAAG GTTTTTCCTTGTGAGAGGTATTTCCGACGACACCTGCCCACACATGGTATCGGAGGGAGGTTCAAATGTCAGATATGTAAAAAGTTCTTCAAAACCGAGCACTACCTCAAACTGCACACTCGTATCCACTCAG GAGAAAAGCCATACAAATGTTCTGTTTGTGAGGCCATGTTCAACAGGAAGGACAAGGTGAAGAGGCACATGCTCATTCATGAGCCCTTTAAGAAATACAAATGTCCATTTAG GACACATGTTGGCTGCACTAAAGAGTTTAACAGACCAGACAAGCTGAAGGCACACATATTGTCTCATTCTG GTATTAAGCCCTATAAATGTGGGTACTGCCAGAAAGCTTTCAGCAGAAGAGCCCACATGCTGGAGCACCAGCGCTCGCACACAGACAACTATCGTTTCCGCTGTGCCACCTGCAACAAGGGCTTCACGCGACAGAAGTACTACAGAGACCACAAGTGCCCCGTGGCTGCGGTGAAGGACGGGGCggagaagagagtgaagaggCAGGGACACAGGACAGAGGGGAACCAGGAGTCGGAGCATAGCAGGGAAGAGGtggatgaaagggaggaagaagagaggattgAGGACCCTCAGGCAGTGGAATCAAGTGTTCCAGTTGAGGATCAgtcagagggaggagaggcagagcaggaggagcactttGGAGACTGCTGA
- the znf341 gene encoding zinc finger protein 341 isoform X2 has translation MAQAIFEVLEGMDNQTVLAVQSLLDGQGGVPDPNSQNVSGSSTIQSMDDEDVFLCGKCKKQFNSLHAFMTHKREHCQSNAPSLSTVSLASSNAYTPVPSISSVPQTPANRQVSTYITVPPSPLTHTLVQGNVLVSDDVLMSAISAFTSIDQPMAALQPPIQSNLSMHTGASYLQHHQQSSHSLPPGQSQPLSSQVLSSISNSVVQVYSTMPQMSGSGSAEIHTLGLQPFQSVQVPSQCVESQSFNTPPVYSPGKQGTKTKTCSINANLTELEEFDKVIIPKQPRNVKKGQDGAAAEQMKGKSQKLKCNFCDKVFSKNFDLQQHIRSHTGEKPFQCIVCGRAFAQKSNVKKHMQTHKVWPSGVANSVSRLPITVKVVPLCAEEGIEQQEEQEEQQQEEEEQPEAPGEPEERDCDSQTDVDSLGDGDCKQKGQQAQTKQIILIDSSYQCQFCAGKFSTYFQLKSHMTQHKGEQVYKCVVKTCSQTFQKLDLFLEHIRTHQEQLTYRCHLCGKVFPSLFELGVHQYSHCFCPQQNPRKETTFYRCMKCQSRYATQEALEQHLLTASHNFPCPHCQKVFPCERYFRRHLPTHGIGGRFKCQICKKFFKTEHYLKLHTRIHSGEKPYKCSVCEAMFNRKDKVKRHMLIHEPFKKYKCPFRTHVGCTKEFNRPDKLKAHILSHSGIKPYKCGYCQKAFSRRAHMLEHQRSHTDNYRFRCATCNKGFTRQKYYRDHKCPVAAVKDGAEKRVKRQGHRTEGNQESEHSREEVDEREEEERIEDPQAVESSVPVEDQSEGGEAEQEEHFGDC, from the exons ATGGCGCAGGCTATATTTGAAGTCCTGGAAG GGATGGACAACCAGACAGTCCTGGCTGTCCAGTCTCTGTTGGATGGCCAGGGAGGTGTGCCTGACCCAAACAGCCAGAACGTCTCAGGCTCATCTACCATTCAGTCAATGG ACGACGAAGACGTCTTTCTTTGTGGGAAGTGCAAGAAACAGTTCAATTCATTGCATGCCTTCATGACCCACAAGAGAGAGCATTGCCAGTCCAATGCCCCTTCCCTGTCTACAGTATCACTGGCATCTAGTAATGCCTACACCCCTGTGCCCTCCATTAGCTCTGTGCCACAGACCCCCGCCAACAGACAG GTATCCACATACATTACAGTGCCTCCATCTCCTCTTACTCACACACTTGTCCAAGGCAATGTTTTAGTGAGTGATGATGTTCTGATGTCTGCCATCTCCGCCTTCACGTCCATTGACCAACCCATGGCAGCTTTGCAGCCCCCTATTCAG AGTAACCTGAGTATGCACACAGGTGCATCCTACCTCCAGCACCATCAGCagtcctcccactctctcccacctggacagtCTCAGCCTCTGTCCTCCCAGGTGCTGTCCAGTATCAGCAACTCAGTGGTCCAGGTCTACAGCACTATGCCTCAAATGTCTGGGAGTGGTAGTGCAGAGATTCACACCCTGGGCTTGCAGCCGTTCCAATCTGTACAG GTCCCCAGTCAGTGTGTGGAGAGCCAGTCATTCAACACTCCTCCAGTATACAGTCCTGGGAAGCAAGGCACCAAGACCAAAACCTGCAGCATCAATGCAAACCTAACTGAGCTTGAAGAGTTTGACAAGGTGATCATTCCTAAACAACCAAGAAATGTCAAGAAAGGCCAGGATGGAGCAGCAG CTGAACAAATGAAAGGAAAGTCCCAGAAGCTTAAATGCAATTTCTGTGACAAAGTCTTCTCCAAAAACTTTGATCTCCAGCAACATATCAGAAG tcatacaggggagaagcctttccagTGCATTGTATGCGGCCGGGCCTTTGCCCAGAAGTCTAATGTGAAGaagcacatgcagacacacaaagtGTGGCCTTCGGGAGTGGCCAATTCAGTGTCCAGGCTACCCATCACAGTCAAGGTGGTACCACTGTGTGCAGAGGAGGGCATAGAGCAACAGGAAGAACAGGAGGAACAacaacaggaagaggaggagcagccAG AAGCCCCAGGTGAGCCcgaggagagagactgtgacTCCCAGACTGATGTGGACAGCTTGGGAGATGGTGACTGCAAGCAGAAAGGCCAGCAGGCCCAGACCAAGCAGATTATCCTGATCGACAGCTCCTACCAGTGCCAGTTCTGTGCCGGCAAGTTCAGCACCTACTTCCAGCTCAAATCTCACATGACCCAGCACAAGGGGGAGCAG GTATATAAGTGTGTGGTGAAGACCTGTTCCCAGACATTCCAGAAGCTGGATCTGTTCCTGGAGCACATCCGGACACACCAGGAACAGCTCACCTACCGCTGCCACCTGTGTGGCAAGGTGTTCCCCTCGCTGTTTGAGCTGGGGGTGCACCAGTACTCCCATTGCTTCTGTCCCCAGCAGAACCCACGCAAGGAGACTACTTTCTATAG GTGCATGAAATGCCAAAGCCGGTACGCCACACAAGAGGCCTTGGAGCAGCATTTATTAACTGCCTCCCATAACTTCCCCTGCCCACATTGCCAAAAG GTTTTTCCTTGTGAGAGGTATTTCCGACGACACCTGCCCACACATGGTATCGGAGGGAGGTTCAAATGTCAGATATGTAAAAAGTTCTTCAAAACCGAGCACTACCTCAAACTGCACACTCGTATCCACTCAG GAGAAAAGCCATACAAATGTTCTGTTTGTGAGGCCATGTTCAACAGGAAGGACAAGGTGAAGAGGCACATGCTCATTCATGAGCCCTTTAAGAAATACAAATGTCCATTTAG GACACATGTTGGCTGCACTAAAGAGTTTAACAGACCAGACAAGCTGAAGGCACACATATTGTCTCATTCTG GTATTAAGCCCTATAAATGTGGGTACTGCCAGAAAGCTTTCAGCAGAAGAGCCCACATGCTGGAGCACCAGCGCTCGCACACAGACAACTATCGTTTCCGCTGTGCCACCTGCAACAAGGGCTTCACGCGACAGAAGTACTACAGAGACCACAAGTGCCCCGTGGCTGCGGTGAAGGACGGGGCggagaagagagtgaagaggCAGGGACACAGGACAGAGGGGAACCAGGAGTCGGAGCATAGCAGGGAAGAGGtggatgaaagggaggaagaagagaggattgAGGACCCTCAGGCAGTGGAATCAAGTGTTCCAGTTGAGGATCAgtcagagggaggagaggcagagcaggaggagcactttGGAGACTGCTGA